ACCAGAAAAAAATTTATTATTTATAGCTGTAGTTGGTGGTTCACCAGGTATTTTTATTGGCATGAAAGTATTCAGGCACAAAATTAATAGAAAAGTTTTTAAATACTTTATTCCATTTTTAATACTGCTTCACCTGTTTGTATTTAAAAAATTATTTGAATATCATGCAGGGATTTTTTAAAAAAAATATAATTTAATTATGAAAATAATTTAACTCAAACTAAAATATGGAGGTAGAACTTATGAAAACATTAGAGCGAATCAGTAAAGTTGCAGGAGATTATTTTGCAGTGTGGGTTATTATTGTTGCTGTATTAGCTTTTTGGGCGCCAGCCTCATTCCAGGGCATACCTGAGAGAATACCTCTTTTACTTGGAATTATTATGTTTGGTATGGGAATGACCTTAAAAACTGAAGATTTTAAAAGAGTTCTATCACAACCTAAGTCAATCATTGTTGGAGTTATAGCTCAGTATACTATAATGAGTCTAGTTGCTTTTGCTTTAGCTACTATAATGAACCTGCCACCAGAACTTGCCGTTGGGATGGTCCTTGTTGGTACCTGTCCCGGAGGAACAGCGTCTAATGTAATGGCTTATCTTGCAAAAGGAAATGTTCCAGTTTCTGTATCTATGACTTCTATATCAACCATTCTTGCACCATTACTTACACCAATCATTACATTGGCTCTTGCAGGTCAGTGGCTTCCTGTAGCTGCTGGTGATATGTTTATTGAGATAGTTCAAATAGTAATATTACCTATTGTGCTTGGTATTATTGTTAGAAGTTTATTCAGCAAAATTGTTGAAAAAGCTATTAAAGTCTTACCATTAATAAGTGTTCTTGCTATCGTCGCTATAGTAGGTGGTGTTGTTTCTGTAAATACAGAAGAGCTAGTTACAAGTGGCGTCTTAATTTTTCTTGCAGTTATTTTGCATAATATTATTGGGTTATTTATTGGATATAGCATTGGTAAATTCTTTGATATAGATGAAGCATCAAGAAGAGCAATATCTATCGAAGTAGGTATGCAAAACTCTGGTCTTGCATCATCTCTTGCCATGGCTCATTTTAGCCCATTGGCTGCTTTACCAGGTGCAATTTTTAGTGTTTGGCATAATATTTCTGGTCCACTTCTTGCTACTTATTGGGCAAGAAAATCGGATAGAGAATAAGCATCTTTCATTATTTTAAGTTGTAAGATTTCAATTTGATAAGGGGCTGTCCCAAAATTTGGGGTTTAGCCCCTTATTTTTTTATGTTCTTTTAAGTTTTTTTAATAGTATCTTTGTTATTGCCTCGTTTTCATTTGAATTTAATTACAAACTATCTCCAAAATCTTCTTTAAACTTTTGATAAAGTTCATCTGGCCAATCAGTAATTGGCTTTAACCTTCCAAAGAAAAACCTTAATACCCTTGGCTCATCAACAAATTTTAGCCCGCCAATTAACTTACGATTTTCATAAAGCCAGGCAATACGATCAACTGCATACTTGATTTGAGACAGTGTAAAGACCCTTCTAGGCAAAGCTAAACGGAGAAGCTCCATATGAGCGAGAGTATCATTTCCATCTTTATCTCTTTCTTCAGATAATGTACCACGCTCCATCCCACGAACTCCGCTTACAAGATAAAGGGCAGAAGCAAGTGCGCCAGCAGGATACTTGCTTTGGGGGATATGATCAACAAATTCAATAGCATTCAAGTGACAACCTAAGCCTCCCGGTGGTGTTACAACAGGAACTCCTTTTTTCTCTAGCTCTTCAGTCATATATTTTATGAATTTTGGTCCTTGTTCTATAATCCCTTCATCCATAGTTTCATCAAGTCCAACAACAATTGCTTCCATTTCGCGAACTGACATACCACCATAAGTAAGAAACCCTTCATAGAGAGGAACGTATTCACGCATCTGCATATAAGCTTCTTCATCATTCATGCACATGCCACCGCCACGGGCACAGCCAAGCTTACGAGCTGAAAAATAAATTATATCCGAAAGGTCAGAAATAGCCTTAGTTATCTCTTTTATACTCATGTTTTTACACTTTTCTTCTCTATTTTTTATGAAATATAAGTTATCCTGTAACAAACTAGCATCTAGTACAAGTTTTAAGCCAAAATCATCACAAACTTTTCGTACTTCTTCTAAGTTTTGAAGTGAAAAAGGCTGCCCACCTATAAGATTAGCGCCAGCCTCCATCCTTACAAATGGAATTTTATCAGCACCCTTTTCTTCTATCAAATCACGTAATTTTTTAATATCCATATTGCCTTTAAATGGGTTTTCACTTTTTGCAACTAAAGCTTCATCTAAAAATAGTTCCTCTACAATGCCACCGTTAATAGTAATATGTGCTTTAGTGGTAGTGAAATGGTAATTCATAGGTATAACTGAATCCTGAAAAACGTAATTTTGAGATAATATATTTTCACATGCTCTACCCTGGTGCATTGGCAAAAAATATTTTTTACCAAAGAGTTCTTGTATTTTGTTTTCTAATCTTGTAAATGTTTCAGACCCTGCATAACTATCATCAGCCTGCATCATTGCTGCCTGCTGATTATCACTCATGGCATTGACTCCACTATCAGTTAGCATGTCTAAGTAGACATCGCGATTTTTTAACAAGAAAGTATTGTAGCCAGCTTCATTGATTGCATCAAAACGCTTTTCAATTGGAAGCAAATTTAGTCTTTGTACTATTCTAACTTTGTGCATTTCAAGAGGTACATTTTCCCCGTAAAAGAATTTGACATTGTCGTCCATTTATATTCACTCCTGTCTTAAATTATTAAATACACTGCTGAAATCATGACCAAAATTCTATAATTATAAAGTTTTTTCCTTCTAATAAAGCAAATAAAGCAAAAATTCAGCGCATGGTTCATTAACCGGGAGGAAAAATAAAAATAATCAGCGAAATATAGCAGGGTACATATTGATATAGACTCTAGGAGGGAAATAAATTGAAAAAAATTGAAAAAGCTCTTATGCATGGTTTGTTTGTTCATTTGCACCACAATATTGATAAAGCAATTGATTTTGGTAAGTTCAAAACGCTAAATGATAAGGTGAACGAAAATTGGCCAAACGCCCTTGTAGTAGGACCCGATGCCGATGATGACGCCGCAGTGGTTGATGTTTCTGAAAAAGGGGGCCTGATTGCAGCTAAAATGGAGAGCCACTGTTCGCCTTGTGTCCCAAGACCGTATGATGGTTCTGCAACAGGTGCTGGTGGTGCTATGAGAGATGTTGTAGCAATGGGTGCTAGACCTTTATTTTTATTAGACTTCATTGGTACAAGACCCTTAGAAGATGAGGTTATTATTGGACCCTGCGGTTTTCAGGGAAAATGCACATGTGGTAATTGCAAAGTGACCACAAGCCAGGAAAGACTTGATATAATGCTACAGGGTATTAGGGATATGTGTGATAATATGGATGTTTTTGTTGCCGGTGGAGGGTTTTCTACATCGTTTAGTGATATAGTACCTGCAGTTGTAGTGTCCGTAATTGGAAAGTTGGTTACAGAAAAACCACTAACTAAGCCTGCCAAATCAACAGGAGACAAACTTATTATAATTGGTAAAACCGGAAACGATGGAAACGATACATTATATAGAGCTGGACTTGTAGAAGAAATGTTACCTGCCCAGGCACTTTTTGAGGAAGAAAGAGAAACCATGGAAGCTAGTTTAGCAGCTTTTAAAACAGGAAAGATAAATGCTTGTTCTGATCTTGGGGCTGCAGGTGTAGGTGCTGCAGTATGTGAATCTGCCCGTTTTGGAGGCCTTGGAGCAAAGGTAGATTTAACAAAAGTGCCGGTCAAGGTAGATAATATATCTCCTGAGGAAGTTCTGATTTGTGAAACTCAAGCTAGAATGTTAGTCCAGGTTTCACCAAACGATGTAGATGAAGTTTTAGAAGCTATTAAGTCCCAAGACAGTAATGTTGCTACAGCTGTAATTGGTGAAATGACAGATGATGAAAAGGTTGTATTTGAATACAACGGCGAAGAAGTTGCAACAATTCCAAACAATCCATCTGAGGAAACTATTGAAAAGCTAAAAGAGTAGAGCAATTATAGTACAAAAAAAGGATTACCCTGCATACTTAGTACTGTTGTAGCAAGGTAATCCTTTTTTATTTTCCAAAGTTTAGTATTTAATTAAATTATACTTACTTAATCAATGGAGATAGTTCTTTGAATTCCGGGGTTCCTGCTTCTTTCATTAGATCAAAAAATACGCTTTCGGTATTAATGATTACTGCTCCCATTTC
The Natranaerofaba carboxydovora genome window above contains:
- a CDS encoding DUF1294 domain-containing protein, whose translation is MIKINILLIIIILINITGFVLIGLDKKRAVKNKWRIPEKNLLFIAVVGGSPGIFIGMKVFRHKINRKVFKYFIPFLILLHLFVFKKLFEYHAGIF
- a CDS encoding bile acid:sodium symporter family protein, translating into MKTLERISKVAGDYFAVWVIIVAVLAFWAPASFQGIPERIPLLLGIIMFGMGMTLKTEDFKRVLSQPKSIIVGVIAQYTIMSLVAFALATIMNLPPELAVGMVLVGTCPGGTASNVMAYLAKGNVPVSVSMTSISTILAPLLTPIITLALAGQWLPVAAGDMFIEIVQIVILPIVLGIIVRSLFSKIVEKAIKVLPLISVLAIVAIVGGVVSVNTEELVTSGVLIFLAVILHNIIGLFIGYSIGKFFDIDEASRRAISIEVGMQNSGLASSLAMAHFSPLAALPGAIFSVWHNISGPLLATYWARKSDRE
- a CDS encoding tryptophanase translates to MDDNVKFFYGENVPLEMHKVRIVQRLNLLPIEKRFDAINEAGYNTFLLKNRDVYLDMLTDSGVNAMSDNQQAAMMQADDSYAGSETFTRLENKIQELFGKKYFLPMHQGRACENILSQNYVFQDSVIPMNYHFTTTKAHITINGGIVEELFLDEALVAKSENPFKGNMDIKKLRDLIEEKGADKIPFVRMEAGANLIGGQPFSLQNLEEVRKVCDDFGLKLVLDASLLQDNLYFIKNREEKCKNMSIKEITKAISDLSDIIYFSARKLGCARGGGMCMNDEEAYMQMREYVPLYEGFLTYGGMSVREMEAIVVGLDETMDEGIIEQGPKFIKYMTEELEKKGVPVVTPPGGLGCHLNAIEFVDHIPQSKYPAGALASALYLVSGVRGMERGTLSEERDKDGNDTLAHMELLRLALPRRVFTLSQIKYAVDRIAWLYENRKLIGGLKFVDEPRVLRFFFGRLKPITDWPDELYQKFKEDFGDSL
- a CDS encoding AIR synthase-related protein: MKKIEKALMHGLFVHLHHNIDKAIDFGKFKTLNDKVNENWPNALVVGPDADDDAAVVDVSEKGGLIAAKMESHCSPCVPRPYDGSATGAGGAMRDVVAMGARPLFLLDFIGTRPLEDEVIIGPCGFQGKCTCGNCKVTTSQERLDIMLQGIRDMCDNMDVFVAGGGFSTSFSDIVPAVVVSVIGKLVTEKPLTKPAKSTGDKLIIIGKTGNDGNDTLYRAGLVEEMLPAQALFEEERETMEASLAAFKTGKINACSDLGAAGVGAAVCESARFGGLGAKVDLTKVPVKVDNISPEEVLICETQARMLVQVSPNDVDEVLEAIKSQDSNVATAVIGEMTDDEKVVFEYNGEEVATIPNNPSEETIEKLKE